The proteins below are encoded in one region of Tiliqua scincoides isolate rTilSci1 chromosome 7, rTilSci1.hap2, whole genome shotgun sequence:
- the LOC136657286 gene encoding cystine/glutamate transporter-like: MGSCRKSPGEAKEAVFLRRKVTLTRVIALAVGTMVGSGIFISPKGVLQNSGNVGVSLLVWLSCGILSLFGALSYADFGTTITKSGGHYIYLLETLGPLPAFLRLWAEFVMIRPANIAVVSLAFGQYLIQPFFTPCHAPALAVKLITATGITLVIALNCWSVSWSANIQTVLTALKLVTLGLVIVPGIMALSNGHYENFEDSFDTSSVTFDKLPLAFYSGMFAYGGWFYINFVTEEIVNPKRNIPLAVIVSLVVVTVCYVLTNISYYAVLTPQEILDSEAVAVSFADKAFTSISSVIPVLVALSCLGALNGGIFAASRMLFAAAREGQWPALFSMIHLQRHTPLPALILMLPLIYLMVIIGDLYGLLNFYSFSRWFFIGLATLGFMIHGYRHPELPRPFKVPLFVPLVFTIACFFIVGTSLYSDPVNTSIGCVVTLSGLPIYYLVVQKTRIPRCCTSRFNAMTVKLQILMKVALQEVQTY, from the exons ATGGGGTCCTGCAGGAAAAGTCCAGGAGAGGCAAAAGAAGCGGTTTTCCTAAGGAGGAAAGTCACCCTCACCCGGGTCATTGCGTTGGCCGTCGGCACCATGGTGGGCAGCGGTATCTTCATTTCTCCAAAAGGGGTCTTGCAAAACTCAGGCAATGTCGGGGTCTCCTTACTGGTGTGGCTGTCTTGTGGGATCCTCTCCCTGTTTG GTGCTCTGTCTTACGCAGACTTTGGAACCACCATCACAAAATCAGGAGGACATTATATTTACCTTTTAGAGACTCTTGGGCCATTGCCAGCTTTCCTACGATTATGGGCTGAATTTGTTATGATCCG CCCTGCAAATATCGCAGTGGTGTCCTTGGCATTTGGTCAATACCTGATCCAGCCGTTCTTTACTCCATGCCACGCTCCTGCCTTAGCTGTGAAGCTGATCACTGCAACCGGAATCA CCCTAGTAATAGCTCTGAACTGTTGGAGCGTTAGCTGGTCAGCTAACATACAGACTGTACTCACGGCCCTGAAGTTGGTCACCCTGGGTCTTGTTATCGTTCCTGGGATAATGGCTCTCAGCAACG GCCACTATGAAAATTTCGAGGATAGTTTTGACACCAGTTCAGTGACATTTGACAAGCTGCCCCTTGCTTTTTATTCCGGGATGTTTGCCTACGGAGGATG gTTCTATATAAACTTTGTAACAGAGGAGATAGTAAATCCTAAACG GAATATCCCACTGGCTGTCATCGTGTCCTTGGTGGTTGTCACCGTGTGTTACGTCCTTACAAACATCTCTTACTATGCGGTTCTAACACCACAGGAGATTCTCGACTCCGAAGCGGTAGCTGTG AGCTTTGCTGACAAAGCCTTCACGAGCATTTCCTCCGTGATTCCAGTCCTTGTTGCACTGTCATGTTTGGGTGCTTTGAATGGAGGAATCTTTGCTGCATCAAG GATGTTGTTTGCAGCCGCACGGGAAGGACAATGGCCAGCCCTCTTCTCAATGATACATCTTCAAAGACACACTCCTCTCCCAGCCTTGATATTAATG TTGCCCTTGATCTACTTGATGGTGATCATTGGTGATCTCTATGGCCTGTTGAACTTCTACAGTTTTTCGCGCTGGTTCTTTATAGGACTTGCCACTCTGGGATTTATGATACATGGCTATCGGCATCCAGAATTACCAAGACCCTTTAAG GTGCCACTCTTTGTTCCACTGGTGTTCACAATAGCATGTTTCTTCATTGTGGGAACATCACTGTATTCAGATCCTGTAAACACGAGCATCGGCTGTGTCGTAACCCTGTCTGGCTTGCCCATCTACTACCTGGTGGTTCAGAAAACCAGAATACCACGCTGCTGTACATCTAGGTTCA ATGCCATGACTGTGAAACTGCAGATCTTGATGAAAGTGGCTCTGCAGGAAGTCCAAACTTACTGA